Genomic segment of Anaerobacillus alkaliphilus:
AAAAAACTAGAACAACAAGGAAGAGTGAAAATAAGAAAAGACCGAATTTTATTGGTTGACGATTTGTAGAAATATTTACATAAGAAAAGCTTCCACAAATGTGGAAGCTTTCATTATGAGTTATTCGAATTTTAAAGCGTCGCCATCAAATGACTCATCAGCAATTTTGATTGAGTCTGTAGGACATCCTTCAAGAGCATCTTGCATATCATCATATAATTCTTCAGGAACTTCCTTTGTTCCTTGGTTATCATCAATAATTACAAATGCAATTCCATCATCATCATAATCATAAAGATCTGGAGCAGCTGCTCCACATGCTCCACATGCGATACAAGTATCTTTGTCTACAATCGTGTATTTTGCCATTACAAAAACCTCCCAAATTTTTGTGAAATATTAAATCCCTTCCCAAAATGCATATGTAAATTTGGTGAAAAGGTTCAACATTTTGATTAAGGAATTAATCTTCCTAAACATATTGTATAAATAAATTGTACACATTTCAATAGTTAAATCTAATGAGAATGCTTATCATATAAGGGTTTGCCAAGTTACCAAAGTTTTTATCTGCTATTATACAAACTTAATTATATAATAAAATTATAAGCTTTCATAATTTGGAGCTCTAATCTCGACAATTAACAATCCATGAAGGGTATGAATTATTATGGAGTTTCTTCAGGTTATATTTCTTTTAATGTTAAAAAACTTTGATGGCAGTAGAACAATCTTTGGAGCCTACCATATCTTAAACGGTAAAAAAACAGCTCAAACCATTCAAGACTGCCGTTTATTTCAACTAACACATTTCTTTGGTGTGTATAAAGAGTTGGATAGAGATGTAGTCTTGGAGGCAATGAAACAACTAGTTGAAAAGAAGTTTATTAGACCGTGTGGTGAAAATCGGTTTCTTATAACACGTGAAGGTGAGGCTTACCTAGAAGAGAAATTAGAGGATCAACCAATTTCACCTCATCTAAATGGATTTCTATATAAAGACGTTGATGAGATCTTTTGGACAAGATTAGTTTTACTAAGTCAATGTTTATCTCACCTAAAGGTAGAAAAAATGCACTTTATCCCAGTCATTAAGGATACGAGAATACAGCTCTGGGTAAAGGACAAGCTACGGAATGGTAATTTCAATGTTGAGGAACTTGCTTCTAATCTTTATCTAGAGCTAAAAACGCTATTACAGTATTTTACTAATGAAGAGGCAACAATATTTGTTTTACGTTTAAGTGGAGTACATCGCGTTGGGTTAACGATTGATCAAATCGCTAGAGAGCTGCAATTGGAGCGCGCATACGTAAAAATTATTTTCAAGGGTGTCATTCATGGCATTCTAGACATTGTAAATAAAGATATCGAATTGTACCCGATATTATCTGGGATTTTTGAAAGAGTTGGAGATATAAATGTTTTAACTGAAACAACGCAAAAGACATATAAACTCTTACAAAAAGGACTAAGCTTAGAAGAGATAAGTTCAGTAAGAATGCTAAAACAAAGCACGGTTGAAGATCATGTGGTAGAAGTAGCGTTAAATGTGAAAGATTTTCCGATAGATCGCTTTGTATCTCCAGGTAAACAAGAGGCAATTCTGGAAATTGTTAAAAGATTAGGCACAAAGAGACTAAAGGAAATTAAAAAAGAGTGTAATGAAGCGACATCATATTTTGATATTCGCTTAACGATAGCGAAAAGTGAGGTGTGATTTTGAATTTAGATAAAGCACTACTTGATATATTTCATCTGAAGACTTTTCGTCCAGGACAAAGAGAGATTATTGAAGATCTAGTTAATGGCCAGGATGTTCTTGCTATGCTTCCAACAGGAGCAGGCAAATCATTATGTTATCAATTACCTGCATATATCCTTAATGGTGTTGCGATAGTCATATCTCCGTTACTTTCACTGATGGAAGATCAAGTGCAGCAGTTGAAAAGTAATGGGTTTAGGAATGTTGTTGCGCTAAATAGTTTCTTAGGTCATAACGAAAGGGAAATAGCCCTTAATCAGCTTCATAAACAGAAGATTATTTATGTTTCTCCAGAAATTCTACAATCTCGATTTTTACTAAATAAGCTAAAGAAGTTAACGATTTCTCTTTTTATCGTGGACGAAGCGCACTGTATTTCACAGTGGGGTCATGAGTTTCGAACAGATTACTTAAAGCTAGCTGAAGTTAGAGCAGAACTTGGAAATCCACCATGCTTAGCAATTACAGCAACAGCTACTAAGGAAGTTCAAGAAGATATTATTGAAAAATTAGCCTTAAAAAATTACCAAACACATATTTATAGCATTGATCGTCCGAATATTGCTATGGTTGTTTCGAAAGTCTCAAACAATCTCCCAGAAAAACTTGAAGAGCTTGTCACACTAGTGCGAAACTTACAAGGTCCAGGTATCATTTATGTTTCTACTAGAAAATGGGCAGAAGATATATCGACCATCTTGCTAAACAAAGGGATAAAGCGTGTAGCACCTTACCATGGGGGAATGAGTAATGAAGACAGGTTATTAATTCAACAGCAGTTTATTAATGATGAACTGCAGTTGATTTGCTGTACAAGCGCGTTTGGAATGGGCGTGAATAAACCGAATATCCGTTTTGTTATCCATTTTCACTATCCTACTCAACTTGAATCTTACTTGCAGGAAATTGGCCGAGCGGGCCGAGACGGCCAGAACAGTATTGCAATTACGCTTTATGGTGACGACGAACGATCAATCCAATTGTCTCTACTTACTCGAGAATTCCCAAGTGAAGCAAAACTTTTTCAGGTGCTTCAATATTTACGAAGCACGATGCCTCATGGGCGAATTGATGAAACAAGGTTAATTAGTGAAACAGGAATAACTGAAATCATGTGGAGGTTCATACGGTTTCATTTGGAAGAACAAGGTGTTATAGTTAATCTTACTTGTATTCCAATAGAGAAAGACCCTTATGAAATTGTTAAATTGATAAGCGAAAAGGTGACAAAAAGGATTAGGTACAAACATGATAAACTAACATTGTTTAAGAATTGGCTCAGTGTAAATAAACAGTGCCGTCGAAAATTAGTACTCGAGCAATTCGATGAGCAACAAACCAGTAGGCCAGACAACTGTTGCGATGTATGTGGAATAAATCTAGAAAATTATTTTGAAAAGGAAGAAGTTCTTCACCCATATCAACCACAAGATTGGCAAGATGAGTTAAGAAAATTATTTCACGAGTAGAAAAGGTTGGTTAACATGAAACAAAGTGAATTAATAAAGAAAATGACTGACAAAGAAATACTAGTCAATTTATATATTACCCAACTTTTTATGGTACTTCTTGCCTTTATTCTAGCTTGGTTTATGTTTGAGAGTTGGAGTGATTTATTTCAGCTTTTTAAGTGGGATCCTTTTTCAATTTTCATTCTGGGTGGTGGTTCTGCACTTATTATCATTTTATTTGAACTCATCTTAGAGAAAGTGTTACCCAAGGGAATGCTAGATGATGGAGGAATAAATGAAAGAGTTTTTCAAAACAGAAGTGTTGCTCACATCTTCTTATTATCCATTTTTATAGCTTTTTCAGAGGAACTCTTATTTAGAGGTGTGTTACAAACTCATTTCGGTATTATTTCTGCAAGCGTACTTTTTGCTATCATACATGTTCGTTATTTAAATAAGATCGTACTTTTTACAATAACAGTTGGTCTAAGTTTTTATTTAGGCTGGCTTTATATGATTACTGAAAATTTATTGGTCCCAATATTTACACATTTTACGATCGATTTTGTGTTAGGTTGTATTTTAAGCTGTCGAAAAAAAGAAAATCGAGTATAATTGTCCTATAAAACTATGGACTAGTTTGTTAGTTGAGGTGAATACAAACATGACGTCAGACTTTAAAGAAGATCAAGCTGAGCAACTAAGAAAACACTTTGGTGATATCGATGTTAGTGATGAGGTAGAAGAGAAAGAAGTTGACGTTCTAAGTCTGCCATCAAGAAAGGAAAAGTACAAGCAAATAAAACAATCTAAAAGAAAAAAAACAGTTACTAAAGAAGTGGAAAAAAAAGAAAAACGAAAGAGACGAGGAGTTAAATTTCCACTTGTACAAGTTTTATTATTTTTGTTCCTGTTGCTTGTTATATTAGTGATTAGCTATCCCAGATGGATTGATCGGTTAAACTTATAAATGTGGTTTAGAACTAACTAAGAAATTAGTTAGTTCTTTAATTTGATTTTTATTTTGAATTTTCTAAATATACTATTTACTTTAACGCGAATGTGTAGTAAAGTAGTAAATGTAAATGACCTCTTATTTTTCTCTCTTTATTGAAAGCTATTAGATAGCTTTCTCTTTTTTTTGTGTATTTTCACATATTTTTACAAAAAATGTAACATAGGTTTAATACTAAATTAATTGAAAATTTTAACTATTTACATTATAATCATAACTAAGAAAGCGTTTTCTATATGAGTTTTGAATTGAAACTTTATATAAATCGATAAAGGGAGTGATCAGTATGACTTTAACGAAGCTTAGGAATAAGACGGTAACTACTGATGATGATCTTGGACATAATCAACGGATAGGTATGCCAATTGAAGTATTTTGCTTAGAGAGAAAACAAACCATTGCCTTTGGTAAAATACAATCATTTACAAATGGTAAAGTTTGTATAAATGGCAATCATTACTGTCGAGACCAGTACGTACTGTTTGGTTTTCCAGCACAATGACCATAAATAAGAAGGATGAGGCCGACAATCTTCGGCCCCATCCTTCTTATTTGTGGAATAGATTTATATCTTGCTTATCCTTTAAATATTTAAACACTTTGTAGCGCTCTTTTAACTCATCTTTTGTCTTCCAGTAATCCATACTTCTATCTAGAATGTCATCTCTGATTTTATCTACATCCTTTTCTGCCTTGTCGAACTTCTTCTTGAAATAAAACATTGAATAAAGAAGAAATGCAAGAGTTGCCATTAAGAAAAGGAGGAGGCTATCGTTGAGAATAAAATTTAATGCAGATGTACCAAGTCCACCATTTATTTTCATTTTGTAGTAGAAATAACTTGCAAACAATAAGATAGTAATGATAGTTGTAACACCGATAATATTAAGATTCCTTTGCATTTTGTTTTCTTTTTCTTTTTTCTTCATCAAAAATAATAATGTGGTCTTTGAATGATCAGAGATATTAACTTGTTTTAAAAACTCTTCGAAGTCTTTCATACTGTCACCTCGTTTCTTCCTTTTCTACCATATTTATTTTTCCATTAAAGAAATAGTACAAGTTCTAAGTAATTTTCAAATTTATAATAAAACGAATTCTGAATACATTCACTTTTCAGACTTTATGTAAGTGAATAGTTCTTGTTGAAAGCGTTTTCAAACGTTGTATAATAAAGGTAGTAAGAAAAATTGAGAAACTATGGAAGGGGGGAGAAGGTGGAACACTCAAAAAGAATAAAAATTATCACAGGGCATTTTGGTAGTGGAAAAACAGAAATTGCAATTAACATATCAATAAAAGAGGCAATATATTACAAGAAAGTGGCATTAAATGACCTAGATGTCATCAACCCCTATTTTAGATCGAGAGATGTTGGGGAGCATCTCACTAAATTAGGTGTGGAACTAATTGCTCCAAAAGGAATATTAGCTACTGCTGATTTGCCTATTGTTTCTCCAGATGTTTACCGCGTGCTACAGGATTCTTCGTACCGAGTCATTATTGATGTTGGCGGCGACAAAGATGGGGCAACAGCTTTGGGACAATATTTTCATAAATTAAAAGATGAAGATTATGAATTACTTTTTGTCATAAATGCTAATAGGCCGTATGTAAGCACTGTCAAGGGAATTGTCTCTACCATTCATGAAATAGAGAAAGTTTCAAGACTTTCGGTAACAGGGTTAATTAATAACACAAATCTTGGCTGTAAGGAAACAACAGTTGATACTTTGCTTCAAGGAATCATGATTTCCAAAGAGGTTAGTGAAACATTAGGTATTCCATTTTTATATACAACTTTGTCAGACAAGGTAATTGGAACGAAAGAGATTGAAGAGTTACCTAATCTACATTATATTAAACGATTTATGAAACTTCCCTGGGAGAATTAGAGGAGGAGAGCAACTTGGAAAAGAGAGTCATTTTTAATGAGGATGTTTGTAAAGGTTGTGGTTTATGTGTTAACGTCTGCCCAACTAGTATTATTAAAATCTCAGAAACAATTAATATAAAAGGCTATCATCCGGCATACGTTGACCAACAGGAAGCTTGTAGTAGCTGTGCAGCTTGTGGTCGCATTTGTCCCGACGGAGTTATTACAGTTTATCGACCAACAGAGAGAAAAACGGCGTCATAAAAAGACAAAGTCGGGAATGAACTTTAGAGGGGAGATTTTTCAATGGCAAAAGTACTAATGAAGGGGAACGAGGTAATCGCTGAAGCAGCTATTCAATCAGGCTGTAAATATTTTTTTGGCTATCCAATTACGCCGCAAAGTGAACTTGTGGCGTATATGGCTAAAAGATTACCTGAAGTAGATGGCTTATTTTTGCAGGCAGAAAGTGAAATTGCGGCAATAAATATGGTTTATGGGGCGGCATCGGCGGGTGTTAGAGTGATGACATCGTCTTCAAGCCCTGGTTTTAGTTTAAAGCAAGAGGGAATTTCCTTTCTAGCAGGAGCTGAACTTCCAGCAGTTTTGGTGAACATTGCTAGAGGAGGACCGGGACTTGGAAATATCCAGCCCGCACAATCAGACTACTTCCAAGTAACAAAAGGAGGAGGTCATGGTGATTATTATACTCCAGTTCTTGCTCCGAGTACGTTACAGGAGGTTGTCGAGCTAACCCAGGTTGCTTTTTATTTAGCTGACAAATATCGAACTCCAGTTATTTTGCTTGGGGATGGGATGCTAGGACAAATGATGGAACCTGTTGAATTTGCCTCCATTGATTTTACGGAAGCATTCCCAAAAAAAGACTGGGCTACCACTGGTACGAGAGGGGATGGACCCCCACGAGTTATTTCTTCTTTAGAATTGAACGATGTGAATTTAGAGAACCACAATAAAAAGTTGCAAGCTAAGTATAGTGAAATAAAGTGTCAGGAAGTTCGTGTTGATAGCTACCTAGCTGATGATGCTGATTATTTTGTGGTTGCATACGGAACAGTGTCGAGGATTGCCAAGAATGCCATCGATGCCGCTAGGCAAAAGGGGATCAAAATTGGAATGATTAGACCTATTACTCTATGGCCATTTCCTGAGCAAGCCTTCATTGAACGTAAAGATAAAGCAAAAGGTTATCTAGTTGTTGAGATGAGCGCAGGACAAATGGTTGAAGATGTTCGACTTGCAGTCAATGGGACGGCACCTGTTACGTTTTTTGGTCGAACAGGTGGAGTTATCCCGAGTCATCTGGAAATCTATGACGCAATTATGAACGTAGCTGGAGGTGAGCTAGTATGAAGCTTGTCTTTCAAAGAACAGTAGGTTTACAAGAGAAAGAAACACACTATTGTCCTGGGTGTACTCATGGGATTATCCATCGCTTAGTTGGTGAAGCTCTTGAGGAACTAGACATTTTAGAAGACACAGTTGGAGTGGCTTCCGTCGGGTGTTCCGTTTTGTCCTACGAGTACTTCAATTGTGATATGACTCAAGCTGCTCACGGAAGAGCTCCAGCTGTCGCAACAGGAATAAAGCGAGTTCTTCCAAATAACCGCATTGTTTTTACGTACCAGGGAGATGGAGATTTAGCTTCGATTGGGATGGCAGAGATTATTCATGCTGCAGCGAGAGGAGAACACATTACCGTGATCTTTGTCAATAATGCAACATATGGAATGACTGGTGGTCAGATGGCACCGACAACTCTTATTGGACAAAAAACAGCAACAACGCCGCTAGGAAGAAACGAACAAACTCAGGGAGCGCCTATTAGAGTTTCAGAGATGCTAGCTACCCTTGATAGCGTTGCCTATATTGAAAGAGTTTCTACTCATAACATTGCCAATATTTTAAAGGCAAAGAAAGCAATAAAAAAGGCATTTCGTTATCAAAAAGAACAGGTAGGCTTTAGTTTTGTCGAAGTACTATCTACATGCCCGACAAACTGGGGATTGGATCCAGAGGAATCATTACAGTGGGTTGAGGACAATATGGTCCCTTATTATCCTCTTGGAGTAAAAAAAGATCGGGGAGTGACGACCAATGTTACATGAAATCATTATCGCTGGCTTTGGTGGGCAAGGGGTTATGTCTATGGGGCAACTACTAGCATATGCAGGCATGATTGAAGAAAAGCATGTGTCATGGCTCCCTTCTTATGGGCCAGAACAACGAGGTGGAACAGCCAATGTATCAGTGGTAATTAGTGATCAACCTGTAGGGTCACCGGTTATTCAATTTCCTACAGTTGCAATTGTCTTAAACAATCCTTCTTTTCAAAAATTTGAACCAAAAGTTAAATCAGGTGGTTTACTAATCGTTAATAAGTCCTTAATAGAATTGAAAAGTGAGAGGGAAGATATTACAATTATCGAAGTTCCTGCAACTGAGCTGGCTGGCCAAATTGGAACTACAAGAGTTGCGAACTCTGTAATATTAGGGGCTTTTTTAGAGTATTCTAAAGCTGTAACACAAGACGCTGTAATAGAGTCCTTGAAGAAAGTTTTGACGAAAAGAAAACATCACTTAATTCCGGCGAATGAACAAGCATTATCCCAAGGCGCTCTATTAGTGAAGAAAAGTAATTTAAAAAGGACTAGTTAGTCGATCGTACGTTTAGACAGGATGACTTACTGATGTATGTCATCCTCCTTTTTTTTCGAATGGTACAACGGCAAACTTTAAACTTTACCCAAGTTTCGATAAAATAAAGG
This window contains:
- a CDS encoding 3-methyl-2-oxobutanoate dehydrogenase subunit VorB; translation: MAKVLMKGNEVIAEAAIQSGCKYFFGYPITPQSELVAYMAKRLPEVDGLFLQAESEIAAINMVYGAASAGVRVMTSSSSPGFSLKQEGISFLAGAELPAVLVNIARGGPGLGNIQPAQSDYFQVTKGGGHGDYYTPVLAPSTLQEVVELTQVAFYLADKYRTPVILLGDGMLGQMMEPVEFASIDFTEAFPKKDWATTGTRGDGPPRVISSLELNDVNLENHNKKLQAKYSEIKCQEVRVDSYLADDADYFVVAYGTVSRIAKNAIDAARQKGIKIGMIRPITLWPFPEQAFIERKDKAKGYLVVEMSAGQMVEDVRLAVNGTAPVTFFGRTGGVIPSHLEIYDAIMNVAGGELV
- a CDS encoding 2-oxoacid:acceptor oxidoreductase family protein; translation: MLHEIIIAGFGGQGVMSMGQLLAYAGMIEEKHVSWLPSYGPEQRGGTANVSVVISDQPVGSPVIQFPTVAIVLNNPSFQKFEPKVKSGGLLIVNKSLIELKSEREDITIIEVPATELAGQIGTTRVANSVILGAFLEYSKAVTQDAVIESLKKVLTKRKHHLIPANEQALSQGALLVKKSNLKRTS
- a CDS encoding DUF2663 family protein produces the protein MKDFEEFLKQVNISDHSKTTLLFLMKKKEKENKMQRNLNIIGVTTIITILLFASYFYYKMKINGGLGTSALNFILNDSLLLFLMATLAFLLYSMFYFKKKFDKAEKDVDKIRDDILDRSMDYWKTKDELKERYKVFKYLKDKQDINLFHK
- a CDS encoding helix-turn-helix domain-containing protein, whose amino-acid sequence is MEFLQVIFLLMLKNFDGSRTIFGAYHILNGKKTAQTIQDCRLFQLTHFFGVYKELDRDVVLEAMKQLVEKKFIRPCGENRFLITREGEAYLEEKLEDQPISPHLNGFLYKDVDEIFWTRLVLLSQCLSHLKVEKMHFIPVIKDTRIQLWVKDKLRNGNFNVEELASNLYLELKTLLQYFTNEEATIFVLRLSGVHRVGLTIDQIARELQLERAYVKIIFKGVIHGILDIVNKDIELYPILSGIFERVGDINVLTETTQKTYKLLQKGLSLEEISSVRMLKQSTVEDHVVEVALNVKDFPIDRFVSPGKQEAILEIVKRLGTKRLKEIKKECNEATSYFDIRLTIAKSEV
- a CDS encoding 4Fe-4S dicluster domain-containing protein, coding for MEKRVIFNEDVCKGCGLCVNVCPTSIIKISETINIKGYHPAYVDQQEACSSCAACGRICPDGVITVYRPTERKTAS
- a CDS encoding ferredoxin, with protein sequence MAKYTIVDKDTCIACGACGAAAPDLYDYDDDGIAFVIIDDNQGTKEVPEELYDDMQDALEGCPTDSIKIADESFDGDALKFE
- a CDS encoding RecQ family ATP-dependent DNA helicase, translating into MNLDKALLDIFHLKTFRPGQREIIEDLVNGQDVLAMLPTGAGKSLCYQLPAYILNGVAIVISPLLSLMEDQVQQLKSNGFRNVVALNSFLGHNEREIALNQLHKQKIIYVSPEILQSRFLLNKLKKLTISLFIVDEAHCISQWGHEFRTDYLKLAEVRAELGNPPCLAITATATKEVQEDIIEKLALKNYQTHIYSIDRPNIAMVVSKVSNNLPEKLEELVTLVRNLQGPGIIYVSTRKWAEDISTILLNKGIKRVAPYHGGMSNEDRLLIQQQFINDELQLICCTSAFGMGVNKPNIRFVIHFHYPTQLESYLQEIGRAGRDGQNSIAITLYGDDERSIQLSLLTREFPSEAKLFQVLQYLRSTMPHGRIDETRLISETGITEIMWRFIRFHLEEQGVIVNLTCIPIEKDPYEIVKLISEKVTKRIRYKHDKLTLFKNWLSVNKQCRRKLVLEQFDEQQTSRPDNCCDVCGINLENYFEKEEVLHPYQPQDWQDELRKLFHE
- a CDS encoding CPBP family intramembrane glutamic endopeptidase, producing MKQSELIKKMTDKEILVNLYITQLFMVLLAFILAWFMFESWSDLFQLFKWDPFSIFILGGGSALIIILFELILEKVLPKGMLDDGGINERVFQNRSVAHIFLLSIFIAFSEELLFRGVLQTHFGIISASVLFAIIHVRYLNKIVLFTITVGLSFYLGWLYMITENLLVPIFTHFTIDFVLGCILSCRKKENRV
- a CDS encoding ATP-binding protein, yielding MEHSKRIKIITGHFGSGKTEIAINISIKEAIYYKKVALNDLDVINPYFRSRDVGEHLTKLGVELIAPKGILATADLPIVSPDVYRVLQDSSYRVIIDVGGDKDGATALGQYFHKLKDEDYELLFVINANRPYVSTVKGIVSTIHEIEKVSRLSVTGLINNTNLGCKETTVDTLLQGIMISKEVSETLGIPFLYTTLSDKVIGTKEIEELPNLHYIKRFMKLPWEN
- a CDS encoding thiamine pyrophosphate-dependent enzyme — protein: MKLVFQRTVGLQEKETHYCPGCTHGIIHRLVGEALEELDILEDTVGVASVGCSVLSYEYFNCDMTQAAHGRAPAVATGIKRVLPNNRIVFTYQGDGDLASIGMAEIIHAAARGEHITVIFVNNATYGMTGGQMAPTTLIGQKTATTPLGRNEQTQGAPIRVSEMLATLDSVAYIERVSTHNIANILKAKKAIKKAFRYQKEQVGFSFVEVLSTCPTNWGLDPEESLQWVEDNMVPYYPLGVKKDRGVTTNVT